The following proteins are co-located in the Trichormus variabilis 0441 genome:
- the dndE gene encoding DNA sulfur modification protein DndE, which translates to MESPIERIKLSQTAKDQLLKLRRNTKIDQWNILCRWAFCRSLAETTPPSPVPIPQDSNVEMTWRVFGGEISDVLLLALKQRCHNDGYPTDKETLATQFRLHLHRGIGYLAGDPNIKKIEDLIELAIKDRNNMS; encoded by the coding sequence ATGGAATCGCCAATCGAAAGAATTAAACTCTCGCAAACTGCTAAAGACCAATTATTAAAACTCCGCCGCAATACCAAAATTGACCAATGGAATATCCTCTGTCGTTGGGCTTTTTGTCGTTCCCTCGCCGAAACAACTCCACCTTCTCCCGTCCCCATTCCCCAAGATAGCAACGTCGAAATGACATGGCGCGTTTTTGGCGGTGAAATCTCAGATGTTCTCCTCCTCGCCCTTAAGCAGCGCTGTCACAATGACGGTTACCCCACAGATAAAGAAACCCTAGCAACTCAATTCCGCCTACATTTACATCGTGGTATCGGTTATTTAGCAGGCGACCCAAATATCAAGAAAATTGAAGATTTAATTGAGCTAGCAATCAAAGATAGAAATAATATGAGTTAG
- a CDS encoding CHAT domain-containing protein: protein MLTRLFQWLKTFDKHPVDDPQTDYFKGVKEQVAEEPPELTNADLELLFNQLLQGVNQGRGQQWAIRYLQRMEDRISVERWIDWLLVFGEKLLMSPAPNHHLGRQMVTLGELGIGKVGELSYDIGIRLLDREFIEINEVNEEIEVSSTTVSQTSDHLPDSPGQELIRNLGDLLWDSTEPETATHQTQSEIDHLDEDTITSLQELSWEYHAVPTGSVDEDTIKNLQELSWEYHITPSELVDDHIIENPPELSWQEPIAPTDVVDATTNLQELTWEYQQAEFTAPPLLMPAQEDVISNLSELVLDYREQNSAAIVSTQSNWDQSLVNLDPNVAYTLDELMVRLDQSTNLVQQLAANLIVQNNQPPAIINEHSNAFVKAQELFYQGLQLAKTGDLSGAIANYEQAIQLNPNSYEYWFNRGLTLFHLERFVEAIASYDQAIEIKPDYYKAWYNRGGTLGQLGLYEEAVASLKQAITIQPDMPGAWSSKGWAELKLGQIGEAIASYDEALLLSPEDQENWYYRGIALGVDEQYEAAIDSYDKALEIQPDFHEVWIDRGVVLFNLKQWSEAIASWDQALSIQADFYLAWYNRGVALENLGHREEAIASYKQAIAIKPDFHLAWYNQAVALFYLERFLEAIVCYDNALQIKLDYWEAWIGRGTAIGNLNETETPLNLLTTIAANNSTLKQAGYEGKLASYQEGLKHIRPDTHPEGWGRLHLAIANTYYEQGKKYSTSRNYWRKAVTEYNQALLTLTSAGFPQLHLEVLQSLVKALLGLGQTTQAQEFQQRGSRLLQQLLNEPTRTAEIKKQLALKFAGFGQLAVDVAVEYGDLVEAWEIAEQGKNACLTWLLCGWNADIQPLNYRAVQQLLNPHTAIIYWHISPVALHTFIVKDQAPSPILVFTPVQDLGAINATPLQDLPLPEAMRRLIAFENWLEDWQQNYQDYHQQAQDQQSKSNHPWRLEMEHKLLQLKEILEIDTIQQELEDITQLILVPHRDLFRVPLHSLFQMSESSEAIPNADIAYLPNIQIALSAKNANISQFVNQTLLSVEYPDSTAYPTLRFANLEAEVVSQMFNNRQRLQGGEATKNNFEDAFFSNYNVLHFTGQAINRLTDPQRSELALAGEDKFTLAEICETNLSTYNLVTLSTCETATNTNQVTTSEYVDLVSAFFYKGVSQVVSTLWTVESSASALVIIEFYRRLQLVQSASTALAEATTWLRELTASELTQWYENLLNNLDPDELKLRAYLATHLYRISKMPADKNLYSHPYYWAAFTVTGKPNTTR, encoded by the coding sequence ATGCTCACTCGGCTATTTCAGTGGCTTAAAACTTTTGACAAGCACCCTGTTGATGATCCACAAACTGATTATTTCAAGGGTGTCAAGGAACAGGTGGCAGAAGAACCACCTGAGCTAACTAATGCGGATTTGGAACTGTTGTTTAATCAGTTGCTGCAAGGTGTGAATCAAGGGCGCGGTCAGCAGTGGGCAATTAGGTATTTGCAACGGATGGAAGACCGCATTAGTGTTGAGCGCTGGATAGATTGGCTGTTGGTGTTTGGGGAAAAATTACTCATGTCACCTGCACCAAATCATCATTTAGGTAGACAAATGGTGACTCTGGGTGAACTGGGGATTGGCAAGGTAGGAGAGCTTTCTTATGATATTGGCATCCGTTTACTAGATAGGGAATTTATAGAAATAAATGAAGTGAATGAGGAGATAGAAGTATCATCAACTACAGTTTCCCAAACTAGCGATCATCTCCCAGATTCGCCAGGACAGGAATTAATCCGCAATCTCGGAGATTTATTATGGGACTCCACTGAACCAGAAACAGCTACTCACCAGACACAATCAGAAATTGATCATCTTGATGAAGATACAATCACCAGCTTGCAAGAACTGAGTTGGGAATATCACGCAGTCCCCACTGGCTCAGTTGATGAGGATACAATCAAAAATTTGCAGGAACTGAGTTGGGAATATCACATAACTCCCAGTGAATTAGTGGATGATCACATTATCGAAAATCCTCCAGAACTTAGTTGGCAAGAGCCAATAGCCCCAACTGATGTAGTTGATGCCACGACAAACTTACAAGAACTAACTTGGGAATATCAACAAGCCGAATTTACAGCACCGCCTTTACTGATGCCGGCGCAAGAAGATGTCATTAGTAACTTAAGTGAACTGGTATTAGATTATCGAGAACAAAACTCAGCAGCCATAGTATCCACCCAAAGTAATTGGGATCAGTCTTTAGTCAATTTAGACCCCAATGTTGCTTACACTTTGGATGAGTTAATGGTGCGCTTGGATCAAAGTACTAATTTAGTCCAGCAATTGGCGGCTAATTTGATAGTACAGAACAACCAACCGCCAGCTATTATCAATGAGCATTCTAATGCTTTTGTCAAAGCCCAAGAATTATTTTACCAAGGGTTGCAGTTAGCTAAGACTGGTGATTTGTCAGGGGCGATCGCTAATTATGAGCAAGCAATTCAATTAAACCCCAATTCCTATGAATACTGGTTTAATCGTGGTTTAACTTTATTCCATTTAGAAAGGTTTGTGGAAGCGATCGCCTCCTATGACCAAGCTATTGAAATTAAACCCGATTACTACAAGGCTTGGTATAATCGGGGCGGGACTTTGGGGCAGTTAGGACTGTATGAGGAAGCAGTGGCCTCACTCAAACAAGCGATTACGATTCAGCCTGATATGCCAGGGGCCTGGTCTAGTAAGGGTTGGGCAGAATTGAAGTTGGGACAAATTGGGGAAGCTATTGCGAGTTACGATGAAGCCCTACTTTTATCACCGGAAGACCAAGAAAATTGGTATTACCGAGGTATTGCTTTAGGTGTAGATGAACAATACGAAGCGGCCATAGACTCCTACGACAAAGCCTTGGAGATTCAACCAGACTTCCATGAGGTGTGGATTGATCGGGGTGTGGTCTTATTTAATTTAAAACAATGGTCGGAAGCGATCGCCTCTTGGGATCAAGCTTTATCAATTCAGGCAGATTTTTACTTAGCTTGGTATAACCGGGGTGTAGCTTTAGAAAATTTAGGTCATCGTGAAGAAGCGATCGCGTCTTATAAGCAGGCGATAGCCATTAAGCCAGATTTTCACCTCGCCTGGTATAACCAAGCTGTAGCGCTATTTTACTTAGAACGATTTTTAGAAGCGATCGTTTGTTATGACAATGCTTTACAAATCAAGCTGGACTACTGGGAAGCTTGGATTGGTCGCGGGACGGCTATCGGTAATTTAAATGAGACGGAAACACCGCTAAATTTATTAACTACCATAGCTGCAAATAATTCCACCTTAAAGCAGGCCGGCTATGAAGGTAAATTAGCTAGCTATCAGGAAGGTTTAAAACATATCCGCCCAGACACCCACCCAGAAGGTTGGGGAAGATTACATCTGGCGATCGCTAATACTTATTACGAACAAGGTAAAAAATATTCTACATCCCGTAACTATTGGCGCAAAGCTGTAACCGAGTACAATCAAGCCCTATTAACCCTCACAAGCGCAGGTTTTCCTCAGTTACATTTAGAAGTTCTCCAGTCTCTTGTTAAAGCATTGCTAGGACTAGGACAAACAACACAAGCCCAAGAATTTCAGCAACGCGGCTCCAGATTATTACAACAACTACTGAATGAACCAACTCGCACCGCAGAAATTAAAAAACAACTAGCACTCAAATTTGCGGGATTCGGACAATTAGCCGTTGATGTAGCTGTAGAATATGGTGATTTGGTAGAAGCTTGGGAAATAGCAGAACAGGGAAAAAATGCTTGTTTAACCTGGCTGTTATGCGGCTGGAACGCAGATATTCAACCACTAAATTATCGTGCAGTTCAACAATTACTTAATCCCCACACCGCAATTATTTACTGGCATATTAGCCCAGTCGCTTTACACACCTTTATTGTCAAAGACCAAGCTCCGTCACCAATTCTTGTTTTCACACCCGTCCAAGATTTAGGGGCAATTAACGCCACACCTCTACAAGATTTACCTCTACCCGAAGCTATGAGGCGACTAATTGCCTTTGAAAATTGGTTAGAAGATTGGCAGCAAAACTATCAAGATTATCATCAACAAGCCCAAGACCAACAAAGCAAAAGTAATCATCCTTGGCGGTTGGAGATGGAACACAAGCTATTGCAGCTAAAGGAGATTCTAGAAATTGACACCATTCAACAAGAACTTGAAGATATTACTCAACTGATTTTAGTCCCTCACCGTGATTTATTTAGAGTGCCTCTTCATAGCTTGTTTCAAATGTCTGAATCCTCAGAAGCAATACCAAATGCAGATATCGCCTATCTGCCAAATATTCAAATAGCTTTATCCGCAAAAAATGCCAATATTAGCCAATTTGTCAATCAAACACTATTGAGTGTTGAATATCCTGATAGTACAGCTTACCCGACCTTGAGATTTGCTAACCTAGAAGCCGAAGTTGTTAGTCAGATGTTTAACAATCGTCAACGGCTCCAAGGTGGAGAAGCTACTAAAAATAACTTTGAAGATGCTTTCTTTAGTAATTATAATGTGTTGCATTTCACAGGTCAGGCAATTAATAGGTTAACAGATCCTCAAAGATCAGAATTAGCCCTAGCAGGTGAAGATAAATTTACCTTGGCAGAAATCTGTGAAACAAATTTATCAACTTATAACTTAGTAACTCTCTCTACTTGTGAAACTGCAACTAATACTAACCAAGTAACTACCAGCGAATATGTAGATTTAGTGAGTGCATTTTTCTACAAAGGTGTTTCTCAAGTCGTCAGCACTCTCTGGACTGTAGAATCATCAGCCAGTGCTTTAGTCATCATTGAATTTTACCGACGACTACAGTTAGTACAATCAGCAAGTACGGCTTTAGCGGAAGCTACAACTTGGCTACGGGAATTAACGGCATCAGAACTAACACAATGGTATGAAAATTTACTCAATAACCTTGACCCGGATGAGTTAAAGCTCAGAGCTTATTTAGCAACACATTTGTATAGAATTAGCAAAATGCCTGCTGATAAAAATCTATATTCTCATCCTTATTATTGGGCAGCTTTTACAGTTACAGGTAAGCCGAATACAACAAGGTAA